The Rhopalosiphum maidis isolate BTI-1 chromosome 1, ASM367621v3, whole genome shotgun sequence genome has a segment encoding these proteins:
- the LOC113560635 gene encoding KH domain-containing protein akap-1-like, whose amino-acid sequence MFKVRTVSLGRILTFSTAVLYLGYLWYKRKRTLSHRQSDKKRPCSELSELTKIDDLELFQALEKASRTLEVSKTVEEEHIESSVIYKDMEPTVDQIQVNEKESFIDNQEEVHELVTKVNTMASEQQVCLESITIDSLTEDLTNLKLSTEEEKENEIVINIDDSNNIHQIIEHNEKVEIEHSKDKACWTVMAEKEDHCECPKAVLVKKAKKDEEPMIFEGIKFKGKKKKGRKKNQAKDTIKLPSESNNKNKTNSIVKSIKKNQIVEEDCDSAHSVDHSIDTNDAPNTIYSDIRSVGSQDSGKGGSSFSGELRTVSDSDEQTNYDFLVPIELVGPIIGKKGAFVKYIKEKSNVRLFVENKTESPEDKYKMCTLVGSEININKALKLIRTKFPERAYPELTLECISSMLDGSPVISQLFKSELIEGVNNHVIVTDLVATDHFFVHNASSPDYAMLSSLNFAMNDTFGNSKEDIPEVDLRTVTHGSVVATFSEDNWYRAQVIDVDEKKYESANVFFLDYGGCKKIEQCDMRPMHDSLIALSFQAIECSLANIAPAYGEWCEESLKMFKTLTTGKMLFAQVVYKSDSVQYVNLLAFDGFVTISINDELIKYGYAVYAPPSGIYRNDITPELNEPTYAPA is encoded by the exons ATGTTCAAGGTGAGGACTGTATCGCTGGGGAGAATTTTAACGTTTTCGACAGCCGTCTTATACCTCGGTTATCTTTGGTACAAGCGCAAGAGAACTTTGTCACATCGCCAGAGTGACAAGAAGAGACCTTGTTCTGAACTTTCAGAACTAACCAAGATTGACGATCTAGAATTGTTTCAGGCATTAGAAAAAGCCTCTCGTACATTAGAGGTATCAAAAACTGTGGAAGAAGAACATATTGAGAGTTCcgttatttataaagatatgGAGCCAACTGTTGATCAGATACAAGTAAATGAGAAAGAATCGTTTATAGATAACCAAGAAGAAGTGCATGAATTGGTTACTAAAGTTAATACAATGGCTAGTGAACAACAGGTATGTTTAGAATCTATCACGATAGATTCTTTAACCGAAGATTTaactaatttgaaattaagtacagaagaagaaaaagaaaatgaaatagttattaatattgatgattctaataatattcatcaaatAATAGAACATAATGAGAAAGTAGAAATAGAACACTCTAAAGATAAAGCTTGTTGGACAGTAATGGCCGAAAAAGAAGATCACTGTGAATGTCCTAAAGCTGTTCTTGTTAAAAAGGCAAAAAAAGATGAAGAGCCTATGATATTTGaaggaattaaatttaaaggaaaaaagaaaaaaggtaGAAAAAAGAATCAAGCTAAAGATACCATCAAGCTTCCCTCCGAatcaaacaacaaaaataaaactaatagcaTTGTTAAATCTATAAAGAAAAACCAAATTGTAGAAGAAGATTGTGATTCAGCGCATAGTGTAGATCATAGTATTGACACTAATGATGCaccaaatacaatttattcagATATTAGAAGTGtt GGTTCTCAAGACAGTGGCAAAGGTGGTAGTTCTTTTTCTGGAGAACTTCGCACAGTATCAGATTCTGATGAGCAAACAAATTATGACTTTTTAGTTCCAATTGAACTAGTGGGTCCTATTATTGGTAAAAAAGGagcatttgttaaatatattaaagaaaaaagcaATGTTAGGCTTTTTGTCGAAAATAAGACTGAAAGTCCagaagataaatataaaatgtgtacattAGTTG gatctgaaataaatataaacaaagcaCTCAAGTTAATTAGAACCAAGTTTCCTGAAAGAGCTTATCCAGAGTTAACTTTAGAATGCATTTCTTCAATGTTGGACGGTTCACCTGTTATTTCTCAACTTTTTAag tcGGAATTAATTGAAGGCGTTAATAACCATGTTATCGTAACCGACTTAGTAGCTACAGATCATTTCTTTGTTCATAATGCATCCAGTCCAGATTATGCAATGCTTTCTTCTTTGAACTTTGCTATGAACGATACATTTGGAAACAGCAAAGAAGATATTCCAGAAGTAGATTTACGCACTGTTACCCatg gttCTGTAGTAGCCACCTTTAGTGAAGATAATTGGTACCGTGCACAAGTGATTGAtgtagatgaaaaaaaatatgaatctgCAAACGTATTCTTTTTGGATTATGGCGGttgcaaaaaaattgaacagtGTGATATGAGGCCAATGCATGACTCATTAATAGCATTAAGTTTCCAAGCAATCGAATGTAGTTTAGCGAATATTGCTCcag ctTATGGTGAGTGGTGTGAAGAAtccctaaaaatgtttaaaacactGACTACTGGCAAAATGTTGTTTGCTCAAGTAGTTTACAAGTCTGATAGTGtacaatatgttaatttattagctTTTGATGGCTTtgtg ACTATTTCTATCAATGATGAACTGATTAAGTATGGATATGCCGTCTACGCTCCACCAAGTGGTATTTACCGAAATGATATAACACCCGAACTTAATGAACCAACATACGCACCTGCATAG
- the LOC113558443 gene encoding uncharacterized protein LOC113558443, with translation MHIRRRSTVDVCVVNSEHCNCYITVDIFMRVNIIFKLTFSVQKVFIKMANLCFICDEELSVESECVSVKAKGIANLINSSKARFDNKWKSLVNLENVLVHKDCRKNYTRPDTIRKYVNEKEGTSNISPVKGKLRSNYIFKFKENCLFCDKECSKELEKKLSKERRDSIVQVSTLHFKTSIMDVANKRNDEWGKEVLKRLNSVMCLVSEESKYHKSCERRFCSTNPVDENKKRGRPQDEDLANAFSNLCDFLESENECQFGLNFLHEKMEGTCDEKTLKNKLIDKYGDDIIITTSRGKKAVVCFKNTGFKVLTNAWYNSKKANEEEERLRIVEAAATIIREDIRSFVYEIDSFPPPNQFMDNVKQDVPKSLLFFLSEVCGKNKKTKSQKYDNKFVALAHAIINCCRPRSFISSILLGLGLYLHRHFGTKRAIDIFSNFGFCASYTDVYVFESSSLLYPQPKVNQNSFSQFVFDNADFNINTIDGYNTFHTMGGIQCVVPKNSIQWNDRIQKLKTVVTAETMANIASIPIISFEKTGNMNNKIIIQDFNNIRPTVYDVTYLSPSELHWMCAQWLGVIKCPGWNGFMETITDSQEYQETQISFLPFVNLPPSSLDCIHSVLIFAAQESKKLNQKTCFVTFDQPLYIKARNIVESSKLNPQIVVRLGGFHLLMSFMGSIGYIMAGSGLKELWNTIYAANSIDKMMTGHAYSRAVRAHMLTQLCLSKIILDETQLTEEYKITLKNYISNTDYTTLTLEDIENQEIIQDLIRKVENQIKIIASRGKTATLWIQYFYLVHILRQFIYAERMGNWYLHLECVEKMIPFFHSTGHFQYAKSAHLYLQDMYQLEKHMHPGEFKKFCNEGYFTIKRSSKFWCGTWSDMTIEQTLMRSMKTSGGLINGRGFQNSVLVRWLIGTPVASTITDQIEQFTNTFNFTSEQHVDQRDSRMKIDNKHIGILTNWLKIHSPFPELHEIMSISTGFVGNEQINCYKAQEVGQQTMNNVIGDNFSDVKLQRANRVVPLDFAKKLTVCIRDDIFSIDPLLLFQRIMIRVKTDEELKECFEYELSPIPLSLFDESGQMRKSKKSILYDVFLTTTNTYNVLDKNVIVVIDGGFLLHRVVWPSTSTYGNIIENYISYVKRHYGSNCIVVFDGYANTELNIKNSERQRRKNMYTSTNIIFEESMDVLTTQEKFLSNTENKIRLITMLTEKFLTSGILVHQAEDDADLLIVNTAIRNTDDNIQVVVIGEDIDLLILLLTLSPPKNTIIFEKPGRGKIETRSYAVGSLQEHFKNEIQYFMFIHAVGGCDTTSSLFQTGKIKHLKTVQKHPELHDSLLIFNNESSSPEEIECAGEKYLLALYKAPAHITSLNNLRHHIFHKTAASNKKQVQLARLPPTIDAAREHLHRVYLQIQLWRGNRLNPQNWGWKEDNGKLNPVFTKKPPAPDTLLKVISCACAKTCEQNCSCRKAGLLCSVICKHCHGGSCLNQQPIIDDVEEDHIDDNFEDNIDEIFLIGNQKEETNTPTIKKIRPT, from the coding sequence ATGCATATACGTAGACGGTCGACAGTCGATGTTTGTGTAGTCAATAGTGAACACTGTAACTGTTACATTACAGTCGATATATTTATgcgagtaaatattatttttaaattaacgttCTCAGTTCAGaaagtgtttataaaaatggccaatttatgttttatatgtgATGAAGAACTAAGTGTTGAAAGTGAATGTGTATCTGTAAAGGCTAAGGGCATAGCAAATCTTATAAATTCGAGTAAAGCGCGATTCGATAATAAATGGAAGTCTTTAGtgaatttagaaaatgtacTTGTTCACAAAGATTGCCGAAAGAATTACACAAGACCAGACACCATAAGGAAATATGTTAATGAAAAAGAAGGTACGAGTAACATATCACCTGTCAAAGGTAAGCTacgttcaaattatatatttaaatttaaagaaaattgtttattctgCGACAAAGAATGTTCAAaagaattggaaaaaaaattgagtaagGAACGTCGAGATAGTATAGTACAAGTATCTACCCTTCATTTTAAAACCTCAATTATGGACGTAGCGAACAAAAGAAATGATGAATGGGGTAAAGAGGTGCTCAAACGGTTGAATAGTGTGATGTGTTTGGTATCTGAAGAATCGAAGTATCATAAATCGTGTGAACGTAGATTTTGCTCGACAAATCCAGTCGatgaaaataagaaaagaGGGAGACCACAAGATGAAGATCTAGCAAACGCTTTTTCCAATTTATGTGATTTTTTAGAATCTGAAAATGAATGTCAATTTGGTCTAAATTTTTTGCATGAAAAAATGGAAGGAACGTGCGatgaaaaaactttaaaaaataaattgattgataAGTATGGCgacgatataattattacaacgaGCCGTGGAAAAAAGGCAGTagtgtgttttaaaaatacaggatttaaagtattaacaaATGCGtggtataattcaaaaaaagcaAATGAAGAAGAAGAACGGTTAAGAATAGTCGAAGCAGCAGCTACTATTATACGAGAGGATATAAGGTCATTTGTTTATGAGATCGATTCATTTCCTCCACCAAATCAATTCATGGATAATGTAAAACAAGACGTACCAAagagcttattattttttttgtctgaagtttgtggtaaaaataaaaaaacaaaatctcaaaaatatgataataaatttgtggCTTTGGCGCATgccataataaattgttgtagGCCTCGCTCGTTCATTTCATCGATTCTATTGGGACTTGGTCTTTATTTGCATAGACATTTTGGTACAAAACGtgctatagatattttttcaaactttgGATTTTGTGCTTCATACACCgatgtttatgtttttgagtCATCATCTTTACTATACCCACAACCAAAAGTTAACCAAAACAGTTTTtcacaatttgtttttgataatgctgatttcaatattaatacgatCGATGGTTATAATACTTTTCATACAATGGGTGGAATTCAATGTGTAGTGCCCAAAAATTCTATACAGTGGAATGAtcgaatacaaaaattaaaaactgttgttACTGCAGAAACTATGGCCAATATTGCATCAATtccaattatttcatttgaaaaaacgggtaatatgaataacaaaataataattcaagattttaataatattaggccTACTGTTTATGATGTGACATATTTGTCCCCGAGTGAATTGCACTGGATGTGCGCACAGTGGCTTGGTGTTATAAAATGTCCTGGTTGGAATGGATTTATGGAAACTATAACTGACTCTCAGGAATACCAAGAAACGCAAATAAGTTTTTTGCCATTTGTAAACTTACCACCAAGCTCACTCGATTGTATTCATTCGGTTTTGATTTTCGCAGCtcaagaaagtaaaaaattaaaccaaaaaaCGTGTTTTGTAACTTTTGACCAACCCTTATACATAAAAGCACGCAATATTGTTGAATCCTCTAAATTAAATCCACAAATAGTAGTAAGACTTGGTGGGTTTCATCTTCTTATGTCATTTATGGGTTCAATTGGTTACATTATGGCTGGTAGTGGTTTGAAAGAATTATGGAACACTATATATGCAGCGAATTCAATTGATAAAATGATGACAGGACATGCATATTCAAGAGCAGTACGCGCACATATGTTAACTCAGCTTTgtctttcaaaaataattttggacgAAACTCAGTTAACCGAAGAATATAAAatcactttaaaaaattatatttcaaatacagATTATACAACTTTGACTTTGGAAGATATAGAAAACCAAGAAATAATTCAAGATCTCATACGTAAAgtagaaaatcaaattaaaataattgcttcTAGAGGTAAAACTGCTACGCTTtggatacaatatttttatttagttcatATTCTTCGTCAATTTATTTATGCCGAACGCATGGGAAATTGGTATCTGCATTTAGAATGCGTGGAAAAAATGATACCCTTTTTTCACTCAACTGGACATTTTCAATACGCCAAATCTGCTCATTTATATCTACAGGATATGTATCAATTAGAAAAACACATGCATCCtggagaatttaaaaaattttgcaATGAAGGTTACTTCACAATTAAAAGATCAAGCAAGTTTTGGTGTGGCACATGGTCAGATATGACTATAGAACAAACATTAATGCGGTCTATGAAAACATCTGGTGGCTTAATCAATGGTCGAGGTTTTCAAAATAGTGTTTTAGTTCGTTGGCTTATAGGCACTCCAGTTGCAAGTACAATAACCGACCAAATTGAACAATTTAcaaacacatttaattttacgtcAGAGCAACATGTTGATCAACGAGATTCTCGCATGAAAATCGATAACAAACATATCGGTATACTTACAAAttggttaaaaatacatagccCTTTTCCGGAATTACACGAAATTATGTCAATTTCAACAGGATTTGTAGGaaatgaacaaattaattgttataaagcaCAAGAAGTCGGCCAACAGACGATGAACAATGTTATAGGTGATAATTTTAGTGATGTCAAGTTACAACGAGCAAATCGCGTAGTCCCTTTAGATTTTGCTAAAAAACTAACGGTTTGTATTAGAGatgacattttttcaattgatcCTTTATTACTCTTCCAAAGAATAATGATAAGAGTTAAGACTGACGAAGAGCTCAAAGAATGTTTTGAATACGAGTTATCACCTATTCCTCTTTCATTGTTCGACGAATCAGGTCAAATgcgaaaatctaaaaaatcaattttatatgatgTGTTTCTAACTACAACAAACACATACAATGTTCtggacaaaaatgttattgtagtAATCGATGGAGGTTTCTTATTGCATCGTGTTGTATGGCCTTCAACTTCGACGTATGGAAAtatcatagaaaattatataagctaCGTGAAAAGACACTATGGATCTAACTGCATAGTTGTATTTGATGGATACGCAAATaccgaattaaatattaaaaattcagaaaGACAGCgacgaaaaaatatgtatacgagtacaaacataatttttgaagAGTCAATGGATGTACTAACCACTcaagaaaaatttttatccAACACCGAGAACAAAATAAGGCTTATAACAATGTTGACTGAAAAGTTTTTGACTTCGGGTATTCTTGTTCATCAAGCCGAAGATGACGCTGATTTACTTATTGTCAATACAGCTATACGAAACACCGACGATAATATCCAAGTAGTGGTCATAGGAGAGGATATTGATTTACTTATACTGTTATTAACATTAAGTCCTccaaaaaacacaataatattcgaaaaaCCGGGTAGAGGAAAAATAGAAACAAGATCTTATGCTGTTGGAAGTTTacaagaacattttaaaaatgagattcaatattttatgtttatccaTGCGGTGGGTGGATGTGATACTACTTCGTCATTATTTCAGACAGGCAAAATAAAACACCTGAAAACAGTTCAAAAACACCCGGAATTACacgattcattattaatatttaataatgaatcgtCATCGCCCGAAGAAATTGAATGTGCTGgagaaaaatatcttttagcATTATATAAAGCTCCAGCCCATATTacatctttaaataatttaagacatcatatttttcacaaaaccGCAGCTTCCAACAAAAAACAAGTACAACTAGCTAGACTTCCGCCTACTATCGATGCGGCACGAGAACATTTACATAGAGTGTATTTGCAAATACAGTTGTGGCGTGGTAATAGATTAAATCCACAGAATTGGGGATGGAAAGAAGATAATGGCAAACTAAATCCAGTTTTCACGAAAAAGCCACCAGCGCCGGATACTCTTTTAAAAGTGATCAGTTGTGCCTGCGCAAAAACATGTGAACAAAATTGTAGCTGTCGAAAAGCAGGATTGCTATGCTCGGTTATATGCAAGCATTGTCACGGAGGTTCATGTTTAAATCAGCAACCGATCATAGATGATGTAGAAGAGGACCATATTGATGACAACTTTGAGGACAATAtcgatgaaatatttttaattggaaatCAAAAAGAAGAAACCAACACAccgacaataaaaaaaattagacccacataa